The following proteins come from a genomic window of Ictalurus furcatus strain D&B chromosome 12, Billie_1.0, whole genome shotgun sequence:
- the prrt1 gene encoding proline-rich transmembrane protein 1: MSSAKHGLEEAAGRQPMTQPLNQMAPPPYLASQDSNMPPHPPPPGCGPQPNYPPPPPPPGSEGYLHESQFPSGNPPPQAAPNGYTVQTHGPTGSMPHPPVGYLQLGYPLQLQPCTAYVPVYPIGTGGQPYMPNGTPHAGVAPGQVPMQMPPGVALMEPRRPPHDYLPIAVLTTICCFWPTGIIAIIKAVQVRTAVARGDMVSAEIASREARNFSFISLAVGIASIVLCTILTVVVIIASQHHDEDWEP, from the exons ATGTCGTCGGCAAAACACG GTCTCGAGGAGGCAGCAGGAAGGCAGCCCATGACTCAGCCGCTGAACCAAATGGCTCCTCCACCATACCTGGCGTCGCAGGACTCCAACATGCCCCCACACCCTCCTCCGCCCGGCTGCGGCCCCCAGCCTAActacccccctccccctccccctcccggCTCTGAAGGGTATTTACATGAGTCTCAGTTCCCTTCTGGAAACCCTCCGCCTCAGGCGGCCCCTAACGGTTACACGGTCCAGACGCATGGGCCCACCGGCTCGATGCCTCATCCTCCCGTGGGTTACCTGCAGCTCGGATATCCACTCCAACTGCAGCCTTGCACTGCTTATGTACCTGTGTATCCCATCGGAACAGGG gGCCAGCCTTACATGCCTAATGGTACACCCCATGCAGGTGTTGCGCCAGGGCAGGTGCCAATGCAAATGCCCCCTGGCGTTGCTCTAATGGAGCCGCGGCGGCCCCCTCACGACTACCTGCCCATCGCAGTGCTCACCACCATCTGCTGCTTCTGGCCCACAGGCATCATCGCCATCATCAAAGCCGTGCAG GTACGTACAGCTGTCGCTCGGGGCGACATGGTGTCGGCGGAGATCGCGTCACGCGAGGCACGTAACTTCTCCTTCATCAGCCTGGCAGTGGGCATTGCCTCCATCGTGCTCTGCACCATCCTGACGGTGGTGGTGATCATCGCCTCGCAGCACCACGACGAAGACTGGGAGCCGTAG
- the LOC128616132 gene encoding transmembrane protein 268 isoform X2, whose protein sequence is MADGAGQRNRDGFDPESGSGSSENTRVRRTSSGRSTWTNGQSVVAITTPSILTPSFDLELCLTKLEEEGFHIPAEDFETPLRTALEHPSIKRYLFFNSSLFHFILAPIMYVVLWCALYSSLHLYLNESIMKLWVLCLCVSIVVLVITAVIILVFHYSNKEINVNIDVRLVRVNERLIGYGLLLGVADWIEKCTGKMQLCCVFWDLGPCLRTLTETLEELDLVRDEIKNKLKKRMSHLIVVAEFPLPEPDAGEISEDPDEEYPLLGPGRESRSPPKKREEVTLTQTFSLLPDFTLSYQDIANQLLMIYSAVYVKLLVSERLPSSSCGPLDSERNHCTMASLCLCQYVQYKLLQ, encoded by the exons ATGGCGGACGGGGCCGGTCAGCGGAACAGAGACGGGTTTGATCCTGAATCCGGATCAGGATCGTCGGAAAACACCCGGGTCCGTAGGACAAGCAGCGGAAGGTCCACATGGACAAATG gtCAGAGTGTAGTGGCCATAACAACACCCTCTATACTAACACCAAGCTTCGACCTGGAACTTTGCTTGACAAAGCTGGAGGAAGAAGGCTTCCAC ATCCCTGCTGAGGACTTTGAGACTCCTCTCAGAACAGCGCTGGAACATCCTTCCATCAAAAGATACCTGTTCTTCAACTCGTCTCTGTTTCATTTCATCCTGGCCCCA ATTATGTATGTGGTGCTGTGGTGTGCCCTGTACTCCAGTCTGCACCTGTACCTCAATGAGAGCATCATGAAACTCTGGgttctttgtctgtgtgtgagcaTCGTCGTCCTCGTCATCACCGCCGTCATCATCCTCGTCTTCCACTACAGCAACAAAGAG ATCAATGTGAATATTGACGTGCGTCTGGTGCGAGTCAACGAGCGGCTCATCGGGTACGGTCTGCTCCTGGGGGTAGCGGACTGGATTGAAAAGTGCACTGGGAAAATGCAG CTTTGTTGTGTGTTCTGGGACTTAGGTCCCTGCCTGCGAACCCTGACTGAAACTTTAGAGGAGCTGGACTTGGTCAGAGATGAGATAAAG aacaaactgaagaaaagaatgtCCCACCTCATCGTAGTGGCTGAATTCCCACTCCCTGAGCCGGACGCTGGAGAGATCAGCGAGGATCCTGATGAAGAGTACCCCCTGCTTGGACCGGGCAGAGAGAGTCGCTCTCCACccaagaaaagagaagaagttACACTGACCCAAACATTTAGTCTGTTACCGGACTTTACCCTCTCATATCAG GACATTGCGAACCAGCTTTTGATGATCTACAGTGCCGTCTACGTGAAGCTGCTTGTATCAGAGAGGCTTCCCAGTTCCTCGTGTGGACCTCTAGATTCAGAGAGGAATCACTGCACAATGGCATCACTTTGTCTTTGTCAATATGTACAATACAAACTCCTTCAGTAG
- the LOC128616132 gene encoding transmembrane protein 268 isoform X1, protein MRERERESERERAHERERERERGREGWCDAAFYSMAFVLVLFLVLCFSFADREVLESSERWAYGAVLTASSTVHMADGAGQRNRDGFDPESGSGSSENTRVRRTSSGRSTWTNGQSVVAITTPSILTPSFDLELCLTKLEEEGFHIPAEDFETPLRTALEHPSIKRYLFFNSSLFHFILAPIMYVVLWCALYSSLHLYLNESIMKLWVLCLCVSIVVLVITAVIILVFHYSNKEINVNIDVRLVRVNERLIGYGLLLGVADWIEKCTGKMQLCCVFWDLGPCLRTLTETLEELDLVRDEIKNKLKKRMSHLIVVAEFPLPEPDAGEISEDPDEEYPLLGPGRESRSPPKKREEVTLTQTFSLLPDFTLSYQDIANQLLMIYSAVYVKLLVSERLPSSSCGPLDSERNHCTMASLCLCQYVQYKLLQ, encoded by the exons atgagagagagagagagagagagtgagagagagagagcgcatgagagagagagagagagagagagagggagagagggatggtgtgATGCTGCATTTTATTCAATGGCATTTGTCCTTGTTCTCTTTCTGGTGCTATGTTTCTCATTCGCAGATCGGGAAGTGTTAGAGAGCAGCGAGCGGTGGGCATATGGTGCTGTACTGACTGCTTCATCTACAGTGCA CATGGCGGACGGGGCCGGTCAGCGGAACAGAGACGGGTTTGATCCTGAATCCGGATCAGGATCGTCGGAAAACACCCGGGTCCGTAGGACAAGCAGCGGAAGGTCCACATGGACAAATG gtCAGAGTGTAGTGGCCATAACAACACCCTCTATACTAACACCAAGCTTCGACCTGGAACTTTGCTTGACAAAGCTGGAGGAAGAAGGCTTCCAC ATCCCTGCTGAGGACTTTGAGACTCCTCTCAGAACAGCGCTGGAACATCCTTCCATCAAAAGATACCTGTTCTTCAACTCGTCTCTGTTTCATTTCATCCTGGCCCCA ATTATGTATGTGGTGCTGTGGTGTGCCCTGTACTCCAGTCTGCACCTGTACCTCAATGAGAGCATCATGAAACTCTGGgttctttgtctgtgtgtgagcaTCGTCGTCCTCGTCATCACCGCCGTCATCATCCTCGTCTTCCACTACAGCAACAAAGAG ATCAATGTGAATATTGACGTGCGTCTGGTGCGAGTCAACGAGCGGCTCATCGGGTACGGTCTGCTCCTGGGGGTAGCGGACTGGATTGAAAAGTGCACTGGGAAAATGCAG CTTTGTTGTGTGTTCTGGGACTTAGGTCCCTGCCTGCGAACCCTGACTGAAACTTTAGAGGAGCTGGACTTGGTCAGAGATGAGATAAAG aacaaactgaagaaaagaatgtCCCACCTCATCGTAGTGGCTGAATTCCCACTCCCTGAGCCGGACGCTGGAGAGATCAGCGAGGATCCTGATGAAGAGTACCCCCTGCTTGGACCGGGCAGAGAGAGTCGCTCTCCACccaagaaaagagaagaagttACACTGACCCAAACATTTAGTCTGTTACCGGACTTTACCCTCTCATATCAG GACATTGCGAACCAGCTTTTGATGATCTACAGTGCCGTCTACGTGAAGCTGCTTGTATCAGAGAGGCTTCCCAGTTCCTCGTGTGGACCTCTAGATTCAGAGAGGAATCACTGCACAATGGCATCACTTTGTCTTTGTCAATATGTACAATACAAACTCCTTCAGTAG